The DNA region GGGTGGTCCGGGCAGCGTCAGCCCGGCGCGCTGGCGCGAGTTCATCGACCAGGAGGTGACGGCGCGCTTCCCCGACGGCTTCACCGCCTATGACGCCTACGGCCAGTGGCGCGACAAGGGCGCGGCGCAGCCCGAGCGCCTGAGCACCAAGGTCATCGTCATCCTCCACGAGGACACCCCGCGCCACGACGCCGATATCGAAGCCATCCGCCTGGCCTGGAAACGCATCACCGGCGACCTCTCGGTGCTGCGCCTGTCGCAACCGGCGGACGTGTCGTTCTGATGGCCGACTACCGGGAAACCCTCTACGAGGGCTACGGCCAGCAGCTGCGCATCGACGAGCTGCTGCATGAAGGCCATACCGACCAGCAGCACCTGGTGATCTTCCGCAACGCCCGCTTCGGCCGCGTCATGGCCCTGGACGGCGTGGTGCAGACCACCGAGGCCGACGAATTCATCTACCACGAGACACTGGCCCACGTGCCGATCCTCGCCCACGGCGCGGTGCGCCGGGTGCTGGTGATCGGCGTCGGGGACGGCGGCATACTGCGCGAGATCGTGCGCCATGCCGGCATCGAGGAAATCGTCGCGGTGGAGATCGACGCCGAGGTGATCGCGCTGTGCCGCGAGCACCTGCCGCAGCATTCGGCCGGCGCGTTGGACGACCCGCGCCTGCGCCTGGTGATCGGCGACGGCCTGGATTTCGTCGCCACCACCGAGGAGCGCTTCGATGTGATCATCAGCGACTCCACCGACCCGGGCGGCCCCGCCAGCAGCCTGTTCGGCGCCGACTTCTACCGCAACTGCCAGCGCTGCCTGAACGCCGACGGCGTGCTCGCCACCCAGAACGGCGTACCCTTCCTGCAGCCGGACGAGCTGAGCGGCACCGCGCGCCACCTGGCGGCCACCTTCGCCGACTGGGGCTTCTTCCTCGCGGCGGTGCCCACCTACATCGGCGGCGCCATGAGCTTCGGCTGGGCCAGCAACAGCCAACGCGCCCGCGCCACCGACCTCGCCACCCTGCAGCAACGCTTCGCAGCCAGCGGCCTGCGCACCCGCTACTACAACGCCGAGGTGCACCAGGCTGCGTTCGCCTTGCCGCAGTACATGCGTGAGTTGATCGACGGGTGAATTTCCCCGCGCAGGCGCCAGGCCGGGCGTAGGGTGGACCGCGCTTCATCGGCCCACCGTTCGTACTCGCCGGTCACTCCGCCTGGTGGATGAAAAGAGCGTCATCCGCCCTACCCACGGGCAACCTCCATGCCTTGCCTTCAGGGCGCCAGCTGGCGGTTCTTCACGCGGTCGTCGGTCCAGTCGGGGTCGCTGGCGGTGACGGGGCTGGAGACCTTGAGCACCGCCATGCCGTGACGGGCGAGGAACAGCGCGCCGATCTCGGCCAGGGCCTCGCGGTTGGCGGCGTTGTCGGCGTGGATCAGCAGGAGGATGCGCGAGGGCAGCTTCTCCGGCTTGCCGCTGGGCCCGCGCCACTGGCCATTGACGTCGTACCAGCTGAGGCCGTCGGGGAAGCGCGGCGTCACCTCCTCGGCGAGGAAACGCTCCCACGCCGCAGGCTCGATGGCGCCGAAATAGAGCTCGGTGCGCAGCATGGCGTGCTCCCGTGGGTGGCCATCGCCGGCCAGCGGGCTGCGGCTTGCCAGCAGCAGTGCGGCACCGGCCAGGGTCGCCACCAGGGCGATCACCACCGGCCCGCGCAGCAATTTCCAGACAGTCATGAGAGCACCTCGCCTTCGCCAGCCACCGAACCACCGCGCCAGGCCAGCAGCCCCTGCAACAGCGCGCCCAGGGCGAGCACGGCGACGCCGACGAAGGCGCCATAGCCGACATAGGCCAGGCTCGACCAGAGCATGTACAGGCACAGGGCGAAGAACAGCAGCGGCAGCAGCGGATAGAGCGGCACCCGCACCGGCCTCGGCACCTCGGGGTGGCGACGGCGGAGGATGATCAGCGCCAGGCTGCTGAGGGCCATGAACAGCCAGTAGACCGGGGTCATGTATTCCACCATGGCGTTGAAGCCGCTCTCGGCGAAGCTGCCGAAGGCCACCAGTAACAATGCCACGCCGCCTTCGGCGAGCAGTGCACGGCGCGGCACGCCGTGGCTGTCGTCCCAGTGGCCGAGGCGGTGCAGCGAGGGCACATCGCGGGCAGCGGCGTAGGTGGTGCGGGCACCGACCATCAGCGTGGAGTTGATGCTGGCCACGGCGGAAACACCCACCACCAGCAGGATCACACCGACACCCGGTGCGCCGAAGGCGCGGCCCAGCAGCTCCACCGCCGGTGCGCCGCTGGCCGCCAGGCCATCGAACCCCAGGCCCTGGATGAAGGCCCAGTTCAGCGCCAGGTAGATGCCCAGCAGGAGCAGCAGCGCGCCGAGCATGGCGATGAAGAGGCCGCGCCGACCGTCACGGATCTCCGCCGACAGCGTGGCCGCGTCGCTCCAGCCGCCAAAGGCGAGGAAGACGAAGATCATCGCCGCCGAGAAGCCCGCCACCCCGCCGCTTTCCGGCGGCAGCGGATTGCTCGGCGGCGGCACCGCGACGCCCTGCCAGGCCAGCCAGGCGCCGCCGGAGACGATGGTCAGGAAGCCCAGGGTGAGCAGGCTCACCAGCAGCGTCTGGGTGAGGAAGCCGACCCGCACGCCGAGCAGGTTGACCAGCACCAGGGCGACGATCAGCGCCCCGGCGAACAGCCCTGCGCCGTGGTGCCCGAGGGGCAGCACGGCGGTGAAGTAGTCGGCGAAGAGAAAGGCCGAGAGCGCGATCCAGCCGGTGTGCAGCACGGCGAAGCGCGACCAGGCGAAGAGGAAGCCCACCCGCTCGCCGTAGGCGCGGTGGAGGAAGTGGTAGTCGCCGCCGGGGTGGGGAAAGGCCGTGGCCATTTCGGCGAAGCACAGCGCGCCGACCATGGACAGCAGGCCGCCGAGCACCCACACCAGGTAGAAGTGCTCGGCGCCGACGTTGAGCGCCACGGTGGGCGCGGTCTTGAGGATATCGGTGGTGATCACCATGCCCAGGGTCACCAGCAGCGCCTGCAGCACGCCGAGGTGACGCCGTGGCCCGGCGCTTGGGGTGTCGCTCATGCCCGCCTCCGGCAGGGGCCTGGCCGCCCGGGTGGGCGGCCGGCTCGGTCAGAAGCCGTAGGTGGCGCGGGCGTAGTAGTACGCGCCGTTGGAGCCGACCGGCGAGAGCACGTCGTACGGCAGGTTGCCGCCGTAGTTGATCTCCGAGCTGGAGCGCTCCGGGTACTGGTCGGTGAGGTTGTTGCCGCCCAGGGCGACGCTGAACTGCGGGGTGAACTTGTATTGCACCTCGGCATCGAGCTGCCACACGGCGTCGTAGGTCTGCTCCGGCTGCGAGGTGCCGAAGTCGAACACGCGGGTGGTCTCGCCCTGGCGGGTGAGGCGGCCCAGCAGGCTCCAGTTGGCGTTGCTCCAGGTGGTGGAAAGGACGAAGCGATCACGCGGTGCGGCGTCAGTGAGGGTGTTGCGCTCCTCCACGCCCACCAGCGCGTCGTTGCCGATGCCCAGGGCGGCGAGCTGCGACGGCGTGCCCTTGGTGGCGGTGACCTTGGTGTGGTTGTAGGTGTAGGCGGTGGTCACGCCCAGTTGGCCGTCGGCGAAGGGCTGGTGGTAGTTGAGCACCAGCTCGGCACCATCGGTGCGGGTGTCGGCGGCGTTGGTGAAGAAGTTGACGTCGTGCACCCCGGCCACGCCGAAGTTGTCCAGCACGTACTGCTCCAGGGCGTCGCTGCCGATGCGCTGGGACAGGGTGATGCGGTCCTTCACGTCGATGCGGAACACGTCGAACGACAGGTCGAAGCGCTCGCTCAGCTGGGCGGTGAGGCCGATGCTGAAGTTCTTCGAGGTCTCCGGGTCCAGGTCCTCGGCCCCCAGGGCACGGGCGATGGGGTCATTGACCGAGAGCACGCGGATGTCGGTGAGGGTGCCGCCGGTGCCGAAGTTGCTGGTGGTGTGCTGGAAGCCCACCTGGGCCAGGGACGGCGCGCGGAAGTTGTTGGACACGGCACCACGCAGGGCCACGGCATCGGTCAGGCGGTAACGGCCGCTGAGCTTGCCGGTGAGCTTGCTGCCGGCGTCGTCGTAGCGCTCCCAGCGGGTGGCGGCATCGACGAACAGGCGGTCGGTGAGGTCGCCCGAGAGCTCGGCGTAGGTGCCGAACACGTTGCGGTCCAGGTCCACTTCCTCGCTGGGGCGCAGGCCGCTGGCACCGTCGGCGCCGGTGCCCACGTAGGAGGCCTCGTCGCCGGCGCGGGTCAGGTAGTTCTCGTAGCGGTACTCGCCGCCCAGGGCCAGGGCGAAGGACGTGCCCAGCAGGCTCAGCTCGCGGGTGAAGTCGAGGTTGCCTACGGTCTGGCGCAGCTCGTACTCGCCGGTGTCGAAGCGGGTCGGTGAGGCGGCGCCGAGGGAGGCGTTGAGGGTGCGCTTGGTGGCGGATTCGAACAGGTTTCGGCCGTGGGTGAGGCTGGCATCGTAGTCCCAGTCTTCGCCGATCAGGCCCTTGAAGCCGCCGGTGAGGGACAGGTCCTGGTTGGTGCCGAGGGACTGCGGCAGGAAGCCGTTGGGGTAGAACGCCGGCTGCTCGCTGGGGTAGCGGTAGAATTCGGCACCGGTGGTGGTGCGGTGGTTGTAGGTGCCGAAGGTGTAGGCCTCGATGTCACCCAGGGCCAGCTTGCCGTTGAACCAGGTGTTGATGTCGCGGGCGTCGCCGTCGCCCATCACGTAGTTGCGCTGGCCGGGGGTGTCGGCGAAGCCGTCGAAGCCGGCGCGGTTGGTGGGGTTGCGGTCCTTGTATTCGGCGCCGCCGCGGATGAAGCCGTCCTCACCCAGGCGCGTGCCGATCTTGGCCGTGGTGGCGC from Pseudomonas tohonis includes:
- a CDS encoding DUF3574 domain-containing protein — translated: MSPRLLFPALLLALAGCAATPPASVHTTNPTSSTLQGDASRPAQAHWLRTELYFSVGPLEGGPGSVSPARWREFIDQEVTARFPDGFTAYDAYGQWRDKGAAQPERLSTKVIVILHEDTPRHDADIEAIRLAWKRITGDLSVLRLSQPADVSF
- a CDS encoding DUF3574 domain-containing protein; the encoded protein is MTVWKLLRGPVVIALVATLAGAALLLASRSPLAGDGHPREHAMLRTELYFGAIEPAAWERFLAEEVTPRFPDGLSWYDVNGQWRGPSGKPEKLPSRILLLIHADNAANREALAEIGALFLARHGMAVLKVSSPVTASDPDWTDDRVKNRQLAP
- the speE gene encoding polyamine aminopropyltransferase, which gives rise to MADYRETLYEGYGQQLRIDELLHEGHTDQQHLVIFRNARFGRVMALDGVVQTTEADEFIYHETLAHVPILAHGAVRRVLVIGVGDGGILREIVRHAGIEEIVAVEIDAEVIALCREHLPQHSAGALDDPRLRLVIGDGLDFVATTEERFDVIISDSTDPGGPASSLFGADFYRNCQRCLNADGVLATQNGVPFLQPDELSGTARHLAATFADWGFFLAAVPTYIGGAMSFGWASNSQRARATDLATLQQRFAASGLRTRYYNAEVHQAAFALPQYMRELIDG
- a CDS encoding TonB-dependent receptor plug domain-containing protein — protein: MHRRSFPLLGAAVLTALAQAPAHAQEATSSADDSTRLGTVLVTGTRAKNRTVLDSPVPVDVLTAEDLKSTGAVNGELGQALQTLLPSFSLPRQSNSGGADHVRAAQLRGMSPDQVLVLVNGKRRHTSALVNDSSKIGRGTAPVDFNSIPISAVKRIEVLRDGAGAQYGSDAIAGVINIILDDAPEGGEVSTTYGAYHTHQSAIHETTTDGQNSATTAKIGTRLGEDGFIRGGAEYKDRNPTNRAGFDGFADTPGQRNYVMGDGDARDINTWFNGKLALGDIEAYTFGTYNHRTTTGAEFYRYPSEQPAFYPNGFLPQSLGTNQDLSLTGGFKGLIGEDWDYDASLTHGRNLFESATKRTLNASLGAASPTRFDTGEYELRQTVGNLDFTRELSLLGTSFALALGGEYRYENYLTRAGDEASYVGTGADGASGLRPSEEVDLDRNVFGTYAELSGDLTDRLFVDAATRWERYDDAGSKLTGKLSGRYRLTDAVALRGAVSNNFRAPSLAQVGFQHTTSNFGTGGTLTDIRVLSVNDPIARALGAEDLDPETSKNFSIGLTAQLSERFDLSFDVFRIDVKDRITLSQRIGSDALEQYVLDNFGVAGVHDVNFFTNAADTRTDGAELVLNYHQPFADGQLGVTTAYTYNHTKVTATKGTPSQLAALGIGNDALVGVEERNTLTDAAPRDRFVLSTTWSNANWSLLGRLTRQGETTRVFDFGTSQPEQTYDAVWQLDAEVQYKFTPQFSVALGGNNLTDQYPERSSSEINYGGNLPYDVLSPVGSNGAYYYARATYGF
- a CDS encoding APC family permease; the protein is MSDTPSAGPRRHLGVLQALLVTLGMVITTDILKTAPTVALNVGAEHFYLVWVLGGLLSMVGALCFAEMATAFPHPGGDYHFLHRAYGERVGFLFAWSRFAVLHTGWIALSAFLFADYFTAVLPLGHHGAGLFAGALIVALVLVNLLGVRVGFLTQTLLVSLLTLGFLTIVSGGAWLAWQGVAVPPPSNPLPPESGGVAGFSAAMIFVFLAFGGWSDAATLSAEIRDGRRGLFIAMLGALLLLLGIYLALNWAFIQGLGFDGLAASGAPAVELLGRAFGAPGVGVILLVVGVSAVASINSTLMVGARTTYAAARDVPSLHRLGHWDDSHGVPRRALLAEGGVALLLVAFGSFAESGFNAMVEYMTPVYWLFMALSSLALIILRRRHPEVPRPVRVPLYPLLPLLFFALCLYMLWSSLAYVGYGAFVGVAVLALGALLQGLLAWRGGSVAGEGEVLS